In Rhipicephalus microplus isolate Deutch F79 chromosome 7, USDA_Rmic, whole genome shotgun sequence, one genomic interval encodes:
- the LOC119179700 gene encoding uncharacterized protein LOC119179700, whose product MMEKTWSFRMILSVATCAIVLSIMLDEKTYGASAEPAPLPIRRPRPRPRPRPRPRPASGKASSTKTKTSTSKNSAGPLSQESTKSPGDGSSPEATESSGSAASSTPAASPGASLPSVAGMGGMNPMGAMNPMAAMTGMYGMPGMAGMYGMPGMLGAGGLMGSLAGSAVPLAQSVGSAIGAIQSVASRPNHQSAAAYQTPYQDYTQNGQSAQQQAPQQLPQEAPQQVQQQVPQQGQEAPQQVPQEVPQQVPQEVPQQVQEVAPQQMQQVGGAVNQTSS is encoded by the exons ATGATGGAGAAGACGTGGAGCTTTCGTATGATTCTTTCTGTGGCCACTTGTGccattgttttgtctataatgctCGACGAAAAGACTTATGGCGCTAGTGCAGAACCTGCTCCTCTACCGATACGGAGACCTAGACCTAGACCGAGACCAAGACCAAGACCTAGACCGGCTTCTGGTAAAGCGTCGTCTACGAAAACCAAGACTTCCACTTCAAAAAATTCTGCTGGCCCTTTATCACAGGAATCAACAAAATCTCCTGGAGATGGCTCCTCTCCTGAAGCTACAGAATCTTCGGGATCTGCAGCGTCTTCTACACCAGCTGCAAGCCCTGGAGCTTCTCTGCCTAGCGTGGCTGGAATGGGCGGAATGAATCCAATGGGAGCAATGAATCCAATGGCCGCAATGACCGGAATGTACGGCATGCCTGGCATGGCTGGCATGTATGGAATGCCTGGAATGCTTGGAGCAGGCGGACTTATGGGATCTCTTGCAG GTTCCGCAGTTCCTCTCGCTCAAAGTGTGGGGAGCGCCATTGGTGCTATTCAATCGGTTGCAAGCCGCCCCAACCATCAGTCTGCAGCTGCTTATCAAACTCCATATCAAGATTACACTCAAAATGGCCAATCAGCGCAGCAACAGGCACCGCAACAGTTGCCGCAAGAGGCACCGCAACAGGTGCAGCAACAAGTACCGCAACAGGGGCAAGAAGCACCGCAACAGGTGCCGCAAGAAGTACCGCAACAGGTGCCGCAAGAGGTACCGCAACAAGTGCAAGAAGTGGCACCGCAACAGATGCAGCAAGTTGGAGGCGCAGTTAATCAAACCTCGTCGTAG